Part of the Nicotiana sylvestris chromosome 5, ASM39365v2, whole genome shotgun sequence genome is shown below.
CACAGACATACACAACGCTTGGAAAAAAATACCAGGAGATGCTGACTTTGAATGAGGCAATGTCTACATGCATGACTGTAAGTTTTATTTTAATGTCATTGTATTATATAGCttaattattttctgaaataacttacatgaatacaactgaatacaacacATTTTTCATAATACAACTGACATGAATACAACTAAATTCAACTACATACAACACATATTTTATCGAAGATctgacatgaatacatatgaatacaactaAATATATGCTGCAAAAATCAACTAGAGTAAGATATAATTGATAGAAATATATGTCCTAATATAATACATACACATACAACAAATAAAGACATTGCAATTAGAATAAAACACTAATGGGAACTTTGAAAATCCTTATAAATACAACTATGCGAATACATCAGAATACAACTGACAAATCTGTATTATACAGAATTTTTTATATAGGCTCATTGTCATGTCGTAGCCTTATAATGTTTTTGTTACACTTCAGTTGCCTAAAGTACATTAGATTTTTGATGTATGTCATTGTATTCATAAACTAAGACGTAATTATAGTTTATAGTCTGCCGGTCTAAATATATGATATATTCTTCTGTATTCAAACATTTTAGTTGTATGTAACCGAGTAATTCAGCATTATACATATGGTAATTCAGTTATATGTGCTCAAAACTTATAGGTCTATGTTTAGATGTAGGTGGTACCATCAATTGAATACTTACATATAGTTAACGATGGAGGGAGACATTACACTGTCTGCCTGTTAGAGAGAAAATGTGTTTGTGGGAGGTTCCAAGTTGATGAATTACCATGTCCACATGCTTGGTATGTATTGAAGAGCAAGTTTCTAATGCCAGAAGAATATTGCTCTAACTATTACAAACCaaattttgttgtaatgacataCGATGTGTCTATGTACCCGCTACTGGACAAAAATGACTGGAATATACTAGCACATGTTGCAGAGGAGGTTGTATTACCACCCAAATGGAAAAGACCTCCTGGAAGGCCAAAGAAAAAGTGCGATAAACCTTTAAGTGAATTGCTGCAGCCGAAAAATCAACATTCATGTAGCATATGTGGGTAGAGAGGACATAACAAGCGAACGTGTAGAAATTCTCCACGTAGGATTTAGTTAACACTCTGACATGTACTAGTGCTCCAATGATTTGTCAATACTTATGATGACATTGTCAAGTAATAAATTCTGAAATACTTTTCGTGAATAGATTTTGGATACATTTAGTTGCAGTACTGTGCTGGATACATTCGAATACAACCTTGTCCACATATACTTTGACAATTTATTATAGACAGTGCCTGAGTTATATATATAACTAGTCAAAATACATCGAAATACAACTATATACTCGGCTATAATATAACAAATTCAATAAATACATATAACATGATTAGATTCTGTATACATTTAGTTGCAGTATTGTGttgaatacaatcgaatacaaCCTTGTTCACATATACTTAGACATACAATCATAGACAATGTCTGAGTTAAATATACAAAACTAGTCAGAATACATCGGAATATACTCAACTATAATATAACAATTTCAACAAATACGTATAACCTGTTCAATATACATACAGTTTCTGACTTTGATATTAACCTATTCAATACGTATAACCTATTCAAGCCAAGTGACTAAATATTAATACATACTTATATCCCGTAAGATACATATGAATATAAACTGAAGATTAAGCATGAATACTTATGAACAAAATAATGAAACATAGATTGAAAACTTGCAATTGTCATACACGAATACTGTTGATAAAGTgattaaaacatggttttttctAACTGAATACCAACTTCACCAAAAAATTATTCAAAAAACAGTATTCACCTAAAAACAACATTCCAAAACTACATTCACCTAAAGTTACTCTAACACTATCTGCAACTTTGAATCTGACTCCATGATTTGTCTAGCAATCTTTGAGGGTGCTTCATTCTCGCTTATGACATCAGCGTCTATCTTACGCATAGCATAGTACCAAAGGAGAGCACCATATCTTTGACGGAGTAGATTGGAATCAAATGTTGTTTGTGGAATATCACCAAGAGTGCTCAGAAACTCTGCGTATACCGCAATATGCACCCCGCAATCCCTGAAAAATATTGATtgaaacaattaaaaataattcaTACAATTAGATTTTTAAAATGATACAAGAATGATGATTGAATACATACATGCTCCCCGCTTTTTGTTGAGGCAGATTTGATATGAAAACAACTTCAAAGGGATCAGTATGTGACTTGTCAGTGTATGTTGAGTAAGTAGACCAATCTATGCCTTGACTATCTCTGTAAAAGCCACTGATTGATAGATACAGAGGTACAAACTTAGCTAGCTTATCTATCTCAGAAGCTACATAGGCATCATGACCTACAGATCTGTACGAGTCATACACTTTGATACATCTCTCCTTGAATGAGACAACAACCAATATCCAGTGTAGTTTGTCCTTCAAGTTGACTGGTATCAAGACATTGTCAACCGTATGCCAAGGTACATTATCTAGCAATCTGTAGCCCCTTATGTACTCACATACCATATCTTCTTCTTTGGCTACATTAGCATTACTATCTATATCAGCATACCTGTCGAAGATTTCAGCGATTCTTGTCTTGAATATACAATCAACAGTTGTATACTTGAAGTTGCTTTTTTGGTTGTACTTTCCCTTCTTTCTCAGATAGTAGAATATGACGTCAATATGCTATACACAAATTTAATTACATAGTGTTAGTCCAATACATCACACATATTAAAGAATAATACAACTGAATATAGAAAAATACAGCTGAATATAGCTGAATACATAAAGATGCATATTAaagaatacaactgaatacaactgaatacaactaaataatacagctgaatacagctgaatacaTCTGAATTTGCTTTATTATAGCAGAAATTCATATTACTGTAATACATATGTTAGTTACCAACTACTGATAACTTTGAAAATACAGAAGAATACAGCAGTACTTCAGGAATAATGATGCCATTAAGTACATCATACAGATTCAGTTAAAAACATGTTGCATTTTCAGCTAATAAAAAATGTtaaaatacatctgaatacaattaaatacaacagaTTTATTAGTAACATATGCATACAATTGAGTATATCAAAGTAATATAAGACAAATTTGGGTTAGAGATCAATTTGTGAATTATATAATTAGACAAACCAATACTAAAAAAATGAATTATAGTAGAGTTGGAAGGGGTAAAACTTACATTGTCATCTCATAGTTTACCGTCAAAAGATAGAAGGTAAAACCAATTTTTTGAATTGACTTGATCAACTCCAAAATCCAATGGTATATGAAGTATTGACTTGTTTTTCTTGTAATGGTCTTCCAAATTACTTCTACAAGTATGATATAAAAAATGAATTATatccatttttaaaaatataaatatgtaATAGACATACTGGGAAAAAACTCACTTCTACTCATGTCTAGAAAGAAGACTATCACGAACCCATTTGTTGTATTCCTGAATGATTAATGTAGGGTGCGGCCCCATTATTGAATCATCATCAAATGGGTGTCATTTTTCAAAAATGGGGGTCAACTTTACTGAGGTGCCTGTGGTTCATTGAATTCATGTATAGAGAGTTTTAATTATAAAAACCATGGGGAAATAGATAATTAGTTTATAAAACACTAACCTGTGGAGTCGAAGTTAGACTCGTAAGGCGAAGAATACCATTTACTTGGTCGCCGATTCCTATGAGATGGTACTGGGGTTGATGCAACTTTTTTTGCACTATTGTGTATCACAATTCTAGTTTCTGGAATTTGACTGGGAAGAAACTTGTCATACAACTCAAATTGAGATACATAGTAATCTGTAGATACACCGTCTTGGCCTATAGGTGGTAAGTTGCACGACACCTCTGATGTAGTATTCCCCTCCACTCTTGTCTCCACACAAGGAGCATTAACCACTGCATTTTGTTAGTCGTATGCATCATTGTTAGAAGTATGTTCAAAGACaactgaatacagctgaatacCGAAAAATACATTTGAATTTGCTGTATTACAGCAGaaattcatgaataaagaggcAATTAAGTACATCATAAAGATTCAGTTAAATGCATGTTATTCAAAACTAATGAGTCAATTAAATACATATTACTGTAATACATATGTTAGTTACAAACTACTGATAACTTTGAAAATACAGCagaatacatctgaatacatgtCTTACTTAGATAACTTAGAAGTATGTTCAatgaatacatctgaatacatgtCTTacaaatacatctgaatacatgtTAGGGGTGTGTTCAATGAATCTCCTTAAGAATTACAACAGAAATATAGATGCATATAGGattaatataatttaaaatactaaattattCTGTATATACTTGTATTTCACAATGTTATAAAATTGTTTTATATATGATTAATCAGAACAAGAGCAAACAGGAGATCTAAACATATACTAAAGAGGTTAAAAAATGTTAAACCTCAATATTATCGCCGACTGGTGTATCAGTCTGTCTGTGACCTTTTGGAATATCTTGCAAGTTGGCTTCATATGACATTTCACTACCATCATCACGTGTCCATGTGGTTTCCTTTCTCTGGTGTAAGCTTTCTTTTTGCTGATTGTGTTGAAGATGGTCAGCAAGCATCTTAAAGTTATCATTGATCAATGATCTCAGAGACTTGAACTCGCCCACAACCTTAGCAAGACAGAAATAATTAGAAAGGTGCATTTGTACACATACGAATGTTAAGCACTAAACTGTAATGTTTAATGTGATAAAAAAACTCACGTATTCTTTGAATGAATTTAGGTCTTTCCTCAAAAAAGATACTTCATCATTTTTGGAATCTGCCAGCTGATTGTGATGCAAAATATTTTGTGCAATTTCAGATACACCTGTAGACATGTgaattttgaccctccccaagatgttttatattttagcacgtaaatatttatttaggcctaatatagctatttcaactaatttttactcttttactttattttattacaagaaaacgaaaattacaaaaaaatagtctcagtaatattttgtagtcatttttaatcttgaaaaataccaaaaaaataatttattttaacagtcagtcttattttaacagttatttcACAAGTAGgcctaattaatattttttaataatatttctatatggatagatttttagataattaggctaattttaagcaaatctagtcataaaggcccaagtttcaagcccataattcctaggtacatttgacctaacctaattcctacccccTATAAAATAACACCTAACTCCTAAAATCAAAGGGGACTCGAAGCAAAAGCGGCAGCCTACTCCAAAAAAGATCCcatttttccttcaatatctgatcTTCCTCAAGAATGCGAAGACCTGAGCACCCCTCAAGAAAAGAGAATATCGGCCACACCTAATTCAAAAAAATACCGTCGGCAACACCCTTGCAATTGCTTTGGACTAGCGAAACAAGCGTTTCTCAAGTGCTTGGGCTTTGATTCGGATCGTGATAATTGTAATACCAGAAGACATGCTAAAGAAGATTAATGGAAAATGCTATATTTTAGCTCCTTGAGACAAAAGTGTCTGCCTTTTGTACAAAGATCAAGGTTTTGGAAAGAGTAGTTGCTAGCCATTTTAAAAGTGTATTGTATGCCTTGAGATCTTGCTAAGTACTGTGGAAATCGTTGTTGCATGTTGTGTTTATGCCGATCATGGTCACAATAAGATCAAAAAATTCTTTTCTATTTGCGCATCAAATTAAAGGtcagtttttttattttaatcatgGTGCATCGTTTGTTGTTTAGTACTAGTAATTTATTGAATGAAAAGTAGGGATTTATGGTGGGTCGCATGTGCCTTTACATTGATTTAGTCATATATCTCCTCTAAAATTTGCAATTGAAAAGTGCTTAACTGGCTCTTTCCTAATCCCTACACATGGAGTTTGCCGTTTTCTTTTTTCCTTCCTATTTTAGTTGTCCTGACTGATATAGTAACATTTTTGGGGTTTGACATTAAtttgaaaattttgagttttaaatgATGTTTCAATATTAGGGACAATTGGGCAAAGTGAATTAATTGACCAAATGGGAAAACTAACAATTTGCATGAGTTCATTAGTATTGATTTCTAAAAAATTGCTTCTAATATCTTCATTTGTTCACACGGGCCAAGTTACAGTGGTCTAATTATCCGTATCGTTTTGTCTTAATAAGACATTGAACTTGTTAATGAATCAATAGCTAATCATACACATCTTGTTCACAGCAACTCTCATAATTCTCATGACCACGCAATAATCTCAAAATTTAGGAAGAATAATAAACACCGTTAGAGTGCGTTAGGCACGTTATAATtcactttcctaaactcgggtgtgcatttatgtgatccaaatccaaatctcaataacgttaaacaaaatgtgtcgtggaccgcgggtgcatttatgtgacgtggttcaagatgtgttttagatgacgttgaacttcctaaaatataattaaataaaagcggttataaagtttaaaattgcaccatatgttaaaacatgtactaaaatcagtaAATATGCCAATTATaaaagttgagcgaccgtgctagaaccacggaattcgggaatgcctaataccttctcccgggttaatagaattccttacccgaatttatgtgttcgcagactgtaatacagagtcaatcttttcctcgattcgggatttgaaccggtgacttgggacaccataaaattatcccaagtggcgactctgaatttaataaataaataatcacatttcgattgtcactttaagttggaaaaaactccctcatacccttacgggggtgtaggaaaaaggaggtgtaacaacACCAACTGGAGTTGTACTTGAGGGATGAATATTCTGTTCCTTGCGCTTTTTATGGGGCGGTGATGAAGATGGACCAACACTTGCAGCATGTTTCTTCTTACACTGGAGATCAGGTGTAGGAGAAAAGTCATCTGAATCCCCTGCCAACTTCTCTGAATGAGTAGGAGTAGGATTGATCTCAACAACAATGCCTACTGGAGGAATCTGAATAACGGCAAGCTCTATATCGGTTGAATGGATATCCTTGTAAACAATCTGAAAAATGAAATACAATCAAAGTTTTACTACAATGGATGTATTTTAATACTAGATTCAAAATGTAATTTGTATTCAAATGAAGGCAGCAGTAATGATTAGTAAATCATATGCaactgtattcaactgtattaatgGAGGCAACAACAACTGTATTGAAGTTTCAATTAACCAAATATGCAGCAATACTAATGAGAAAAACAGCAACTGTATTCAGCTATATGCAGCAACTGTACGCAGCTGAATGCAGCATTAATGATTAGTAAATTGTAAAGTATACACGATACAAATTGTATATTACCATGTTTCCCTTGTCATTGAACATGTTGTTCATAAGATAAGCAAAGTTTGGTTGATTTCCGGTGGTTCTCTAATTGAGTATTCTGGGGCCACGTTATCAACTTGGAGTGCAATTTTGGGATCTACATTTGAACATCACTTATAAAACCACACTTGTATAGCTAGGGGCATCCCAGTTATCCTGTAATACTTCTTCTGAGCATCCATCTTCTTGCTAATAGATTTTGTTAGTGTTTCAAATGCTTTAAACCCCTTGGATATTCAGAATAGCTCCCACTCTCGACCAAGTCAAAATGTAGCCTGGGTATGGTTGTGCTGTTCTTCTCGGATGAGAAAATGAAGGTGTGTATGAAATACAACAAAGCTATCTTCAATGCATCACCATCGTTGTCGTGACCCCAGTTCTTGTCAGCAAAGCATTTCATCAAATGTTTCTTCTTGACAAGATTGGCACCTCCAAAGTAAGTCTCAATAAGCTGGTTAAGAACATTTTTACTGAACTCAAAATTAGCATCATTACCAACACATTTGAGGCCAGTCACAAGCGCAAACTCCCTTATTTATATAGATAATGAAGTACCATTGACGTGTATAGCAAATACATTGTCAAGCATTCCTTCTAACTGGAGAGCCATGAAGCATCTGAAGAGTTGATGTTGGACTTCACAACGCTTCATTTGAAAGAAATTTCCAAAACAAGTATTACCCAGTTGGTTGTACTGCTCTGGATaaagattttcttttagcttAGAGAATATGTCAGTGTTAGTATATACACTAATATACGATGCAAATATAGGTTGTTTTTTCACAAACAGCTTAATTCCCTACATTTAACAAATGtaaaatacatataaatataacttaatacaatacaatacatatTTCATAAATACAACTGATATGTAACATAAATACAACttacatgaatacatatgaatagaACTAAAATCAACTTTATACAACACATATTTTCATAGTAAACTGAAAACAACACATATGTCATAATACAACTGAATTGAATACAACACATTTTTCATAAGCCAActgacatgaatacatatgaatacaactgACAACTACAAATACATATGAATATAACTGACAACTATAAATACAACTGACAACTataaatacatatgaatacaactgACAactataaatacatataaatacatatgaatacaactgACAactataaatacatataaatacaactgacaactataaatacatataaatacatatgaatacaactgACAactataaatacatataaatacaactGACATGAAAATCCTTATAAATACAACTATAAGAATACATCAGAATACAACTGACAAATCTGTATTATTAATTTCTATAAGTACAAAAATACAATGAATATCCTTTTTGAACAGAGAACTCAACCgttgtatacatataaatatagatGAATACATCATAAAATACCTTTTCTTCAAGTGTATCCGAGCTTTTACTTGCTTCAACCTCCTTCCCCTTGACAGATGAAGCTGGAGAAATatgtttttttcctcttttccgcAATGGGAAGTCTTCTTTCCTTCAATGATTTCTCGATTTGGGTTTGTTTGAAATTGTCATGTCGAATTTTTGTTCTCTTCACCAATGCCAAATTTTTGGCTATACCTGCATCCAATTCCCCTTGAGTGATTTGCAAGGAGAAAGAGGGCCCATCGAAATTGAGAATTTTAGTGGGTATACCTCTAGTAATCAACTTGCTGGGTATATTCTCAGACATTACAGAATATGCTTGGATACTGTTGATTAGAGAAAATTTGGCGAGTAGAGATGTTGCGAAATAGCAAAAAGAGCgaaaatcaaaaaaattaaaTACTTACCACACGAAATATAGAAACAAATGAGTAGAATCTAGAGGAGATTAGGGTTTACGCCGAGATTGGGGGAAGGGGGAAGCAGCGGTGTGGGTGAGGaggtttctctgattttgagcgtGATTTTGATCGTGCGTTTAGAAGTTGTATGAAAAACGGTAAGTATGAGAGAGAAAAATCGGAGGatggagagagaaaaataaaacaTAGCGTATTAAGTGGCTTAAGTGTAggatataaccaaaattagaaatttgctataacccataaaaggtatctataggaggtaatttatttaaatggcatttattttaaataaatagggggttaacctttgctataggaggtaaaaattccttaaaagaaaacagttaaccaccttttagtagtaattagccatctttaaataccatttgctatattacggattatagataccttttatgtggttataagatgtatttaagctattgtattcataaatacagtagcaaaaataggcgtgaatcagggaagtccagctaatcagttgttgtattcgagtatattcatggagtgaaacatgggattacagctagacagattattgtattcgactgtattcacaacgtgaaataggggattacactatttttaaaaggaaaatgaatcaattaacaaaatagactcctaatataactcaacaaactcaattataacacacaaattttttattttcggttataaaaaagattctcaaccgaaaaattctcccaaaacatagcaattttcagagaaattatataatacatctgaatacataaattatattaattaaaaggCGAAATACATAAATAGTCCATTCAAGTTGTCCCCAACGATCATTTGAACACTTAAACTAACCTAATGACCATTTAGACACTTTTATTTGACAGAAGTGTATTTATTGGACACTTAAGTCAAGCAGACCCCATGACATACACTTGCTGTTGACATGGCAAATGAGCCAATTAAATTAGAACACAtgtaattttaaataaaaataatttcacATGTAATTAAGAAATACTAAAAAAGACTAAAACATAATTTTTCAATTCTTCCAAACACAGAATTTCCCCTCtccctcatcttcttcttcacggCCTCCTCTCTCCTTCATCACAAACACCCTTTTTTTAATCTCCATaccaaatttaattttttttactcaaATCAATTTAACCTAAGTTAAAGTAATGCTTGTTTTCCGGAAAAATCAAACTTCGTGGAATGGAATTATGATAAGCCATAGCAAGGTATTTGTTGGAAAAATCAAACGTCACCggaaaaaagaaatttttttgccgTTTTTGTTctatttcctcttcttcttccagattttatttttttgtcatTTACTTCTACCGCGAAttcaatttgattattttctcATTCTTTAATTCAGATGATTGAGTGCATGCTTCTTCGTGAATTTCTACTTTTTAAGGTGAAAGTTTCTGTACACTTTGAATTTGGTATTATGGGTTTGCTATTATTTATAGATTGGGTAATTATAGAAAAACGATACTTTTgcctaatttttctttctttgctttTTTGTTATGGCGGAGGTCACATGAGATTGTTGGCTTGTTTCCTTAATCCTGTGGTGGATTTATGGCAGACGGTGGCCCTAAAATGAGTAGGACCTGCTGGTGTTAGGTTGGAGGAAGATTGGTTGGTGGAGATGAATTTTTTGGGGGGAGACGGTGAAAAATTTTtggaggaaaaaaaggaaaatgtggtGCGGGCCACACATAAAAATAACTTGagctgaaaataaaagaaaacaacattATTTAGAGTCCTCACGCGCTTAATGCTTAGTGAGGCACAACTAATTTGTCATGCCAGCATAAGGTGTTTAAAAGGCACACACTTCTATCAAATAAAAGTGTCTAAATGGTCACTAGGTTAGTTTAAGTATTCAAATGATCGTTGGGGACAATTTgacttatgaatacattcatggcatataacgAGATAGTGAatgcaatgaaatacatagaatacaggattacattgaaatacaatgagaaaagaagacagtgaatataatgaaatacattgaattacaatgaaaaaaaagacaatgaatacaataaaatacatcaGCAAGAATAACATTAGAAGCAGGAAAACGGCAGTGACAAGCCTTGACATATATTAATAGGAAAAGAAGACCCATCAACAAGAACAACATTAGAAGCTGAGAGCCAACAAAGACTCTCCATAACTTTAGTTCGTCAAGCCCGTTGTTTATTATGCTTAAAATGGACTGAAATTCCTTTTAATTACGGCAATCTTCTCCGGCCAAGTCCCATAACAATTTCCCCTTTGCTGCAAACTTCCTCCTCTCCCCTTCCCCTGCGATATCGAGTTGTAAGCGATAATTTTTGGATCCGGAAGTGTTTGATTTTGGATCCGGAAGTGAAAACGTACTGTAGGAATATGCCATTGCAGTTGTCGGATGGGGGAGCCGGAGCAATTTCTGAAGTGGGCTTTGCACAAATCTGGtaggaggaggaggagatcgaaaattttaatgggatgggggaagagaatgtgatgtatcaaagtagagagagaaaatagtgtaactgattagcgtatttagtggcttagggctaggaggtaacc
Proteins encoded:
- the LOC138869599 gene encoding uncharacterized protein, whose protein sequence is MAKEYTQAEFDSLMEKVEKVDIRVKEYLELAGYEKWARLYAPVNRGWTRMSNITESINATLVSARELSIYDFLEEVRKMFGCWNCSNRKEATQTYTTLGKKYQEMLTLNEAMSTCMTVVPSIEYLHIVNDGGRHYTVCLLERKCVCGRFQVDELPCPHAWYVLKSKFLMPEEYCSNYYKPNFVVMTYDVSMYPLLDKNDWNILAHVAEEVVLPPKWKRPPGRPKKKCDKPLSELLQPKNQHSCSICG